A stretch of Linepithema humile isolate Giens D197 chromosome 3, Lhum_UNIL_v1.0, whole genome shotgun sequence DNA encodes these proteins:
- the LOC105671619 gene encoding uncharacterized protein isoform X2, whose product MMKNAKVINSSDQGGLFDVVVRPMLQQGHEGELCSWLKEMSLIRTVCNCPHLDCKGRSLTWSPARIVDKYIWSCPDCTKKQSIREKSFFFGIKCDLKMCLQLILGWCQSIPYEITASYLDIKKHVVRKIYERCDEVSSIYVKTHPEDWLLGGEGAILIVDEFPGGYMMERQLDVNSAKKRNNNSHTIICIAEANGIPPRIWLHMIEAVSEPQKIDKLQGGVNKSNMIQEALKEVVRHAIPGSYIVANNHVSCCSYESLQSLRQYKVISVEQLQQFDPPGKSKLLDNLETIWQNAVEVCEEVQEATHTSGQYIIARHLWRQKFGISPSTAFQDMLNHIAEYYRFS is encoded by the exons ATGATGAAAAACGCGAAAGTTATAAATTCAAG TGATCAAGGTGGATTATTTGATGTTGTTGTACGACCAATGTTACAACAAGGACATGAGGGAGAATTATGCAGTTGGTTAAAAGAAATGAGTCTAATTCGTACAGTTTGCAATTGTCCTCATTTGGATTGCAAAGGACGCAGTTTAACATGGAGTCCTGCAAGAATCGTAGACAAGTATATCTGGTCTTGTCCCGACTGCACAAAAAAGCAATCCATTAGAGAAAAGTCTTtcttttttggaataaaatgtGACCTGAAGATGTGCCTTCAACTCATATTAGGGTGGTGTCAAAGTATTCCTTACGAAATTACTGCTTCTTATTTAg ATATAAAGAAACATGtagttagaaaaatatatgagcgATGTGATGAAGTTTCttcaatttatgtaaaaacacATCCAGAGGATTGGTTATTAGGCGGCGAAGGTGCAATATTAATTGTGGATGAATTTCCTGGTGGTTATATGATGGAACGTCAACTTGATGTAAATTCTGCtaaaaaacgcaataataaCTCGCatacaataatatgtattgCAGAAGCAAATGGTATACCACCTCGCATATGGTTACATATGATTGAAGCTGTATCAGAG CCACAAAAAATTGACAAGTTACAAGGAGGAGTCAACAAGAGTAACATGATACAAGAAGCTCTGAAAGAAGTTGTAAGACATGCAATACCAGGAAGTTATATAGTAGCAAATAATCATGTTTCCTGCTGTAGTTATGAATCATTACAGAGTTTAAGACAATACAAAGTTATCAGTGTTGAACAACTACAGCAATTTGATCCACCTGGTAAAAGTAAACTTCTTGACAATCTTg aaacaatTTGGCAAAATGCTGTTGAAGTCTGCGAAGAAGTTCAAGAAGCTACACATACTTCCGGTCAATATATAATTGCTAGACATTTATGGAGACAGAAATTTGGTATATCACCTTCCACAGCATTTCAAGATATGTTAAATCACATTGCTGAATATTATCGATTTTCCTAA
- the LOC105671619 gene encoding uncharacterized protein isoform X1, with the protein MMKNAKVINSRTYLGRFSDQGGLFDVVVRPMLQQGHEGELCSWLKEMSLIRTVCNCPHLDCKGRSLTWSPARIVDKYIWSCPDCTKKQSIREKSFFFGIKCDLKMCLQLILGWCQSIPYEITASYLDIKKHVVRKIYERCDEVSSIYVKTHPEDWLLGGEGAILIVDEFPGGYMMERQLDVNSAKKRNNNSHTIICIAEANGIPPRIWLHMIEAVSEPQKIDKLQGGVNKSNMIQEALKEVVRHAIPGSYIVANNHVSCCSYESLQSLRQYKVISVEQLQQFDPPGKSKLLDNLETIWQNAVEVCEEVQEATHTSGQYIIARHLWRQKFGISPSTAFQDMLNHIAEYYRFS; encoded by the exons ATGATGAAAAACGCGAAAGTTATAAATTCAAG AACATATTTGGGACGTTTTAGTGATCAAGGTGGATTATTTGATGTTGTTGTACGACCAATGTTACAACAAGGACATGAGGGAGAATTATGCAGTTGGTTAAAAGAAATGAGTCTAATTCGTACAGTTTGCAATTGTCCTCATTTGGATTGCAAAGGACGCAGTTTAACATGGAGTCCTGCAAGAATCGTAGACAAGTATATCTGGTCTTGTCCCGACTGCACAAAAAAGCAATCCATTAGAGAAAAGTCTTtcttttttggaataaaatgtGACCTGAAGATGTGCCTTCAACTCATATTAGGGTGGTGTCAAAGTATTCCTTACGAAATTACTGCTTCTTATTTAg ATATAAAGAAACATGtagttagaaaaatatatgagcgATGTGATGAAGTTTCttcaatttatgtaaaaacacATCCAGAGGATTGGTTATTAGGCGGCGAAGGTGCAATATTAATTGTGGATGAATTTCCTGGTGGTTATATGATGGAACGTCAACTTGATGTAAATTCTGCtaaaaaacgcaataataaCTCGCatacaataatatgtattgCAGAAGCAAATGGTATACCACCTCGCATATGGTTACATATGATTGAAGCTGTATCAGAG CCACAAAAAATTGACAAGTTACAAGGAGGAGTCAACAAGAGTAACATGATACAAGAAGCTCTGAAAGAAGTTGTAAGACATGCAATACCAGGAAGTTATATAGTAGCAAATAATCATGTTTCCTGCTGTAGTTATGAATCATTACAGAGTTTAAGACAATACAAAGTTATCAGTGTTGAACAACTACAGCAATTTGATCCACCTGGTAAAAGTAAACTTCTTGACAATCTTg aaacaatTTGGCAAAATGCTGTTGAAGTCTGCGAAGAAGTTCAAGAAGCTACACATACTTCCGGTCAATATATAATTGCTAGACATTTATGGAGACAGAAATTTGGTATATCACCTTCCACAGCATTTCAAGATATGTTAAATCACATTGCTGAATATTATCGATTTTCCTAA